Genomic segment of Candidatus Methanosuratincola sp.:
AGAAGACGCGATGACAAGTTATAGGGACATCGCCGAGAAACTGAACCTTTCTGTCGGCACAGTCCATAACAGGATAAAGAGGCTGAAGGAAGCCGGGCTGATCAGGAGTTTCTCGGCCATCGTCGATGCTGAAAAGTTAGGCTACGGACTGACAGCAATAGTGCTCATGCAGGTCGAGGGGGAAAGGATAGTCGAGGTCGAGGAGAGACTGGCGACCTCCAAGTCGATCATCGCCGTCTACGACACGACAGGGGAGTTCGACATAATAGCAATTGGCAAGTTCAAGAACAGAGAGGACCTCAATACATTCATAAAAGAGGTGCTCAAGATCCAGTCGATCAAGAGGACGGTCACGAGCATTGCGCTCAACGTGGTCAAGGAGGATTTGAGGATCAGGTTCTAAAGCCCTTTCTCCTCCTAAACTCGGAATACCTTACCATTGCAGAGGCCGCTTCGACTGCAGATGATGCGTTAGGAAAGACGGGGACCCCTGCTTTTATGAATGCGCGGGAGGCCGCGCTCTGGGACGGGCCCAGCAGATCGACAACGAAGAGCGGCTTATTTGTTGCACGGACGAGCTCCGAGATCTCTTTGGCAGCTCCGAGCTCCGATCTGATTAAGCTCGGCATAGCTATTGAGCCGATAGTCCCGAAGCCCAAAAGGAACGCCATGTCAAACTCAGGCGACTTGAGGACAGCCTCGAGTATACGGGCGTAGCTGAAAGGGTCCGGGG
This window contains:
- a CDS encoding Lrp/AsnC family transcriptional regulator, which produces MLYDETDLMILRELQEDAMTSYRDIAEKLNLSVGTVHNRIKRLKEAGLIRSFSAIVDAEKLGYGLTAIVLMQVEGERIVEVEERLATSKSIIAVYDTTGEFDIIAIGKFKNREDLNTFIKEVLKIQSIKRTVTSIALNVVKEDLRIRF